Proteins from a genomic interval of Triplophysa dalaica isolate WHDGS20190420 chromosome 13, ASM1584641v1, whole genome shotgun sequence:
- the LOC130433852 gene encoding tripartite motif-containing protein 16-like: MAEASISDDHFMCSVCLDLLKDPVTVPCGHTYCMRCITDCWNQEDQTRIYSCPQCRQTFSPRPVLAKNVMFAEMMEKLKKTKVKCAVSDQCSSGAGDVECDVCTGRKHKAIKSCLLCLNSYCQTHVEQHENLFRGQRHNLIDATAPLHDMICPQHDKILEIYCRTDQKLICTLCIDEHRTHDTISAAAAWTEKQSQFGETKNKVQQQIQKKQKDLQKIKDVVESHKRCAQTAVDDCEMMFTELISSIERRRSEVTQLIRDQETAAVSSAEGLLERLKQEIDDLRRRDAELEKLLHTQHHIHLLQSFQSLSAPPESPDDISGTFLFSFDAVRESVRQLRDKLQDFCTQHMRKISDTHTNTVPRIRDYFLQYSLQLTLDLNTVNKHLHLSENNREITHTYTQHQYPDHPDRFNDVYQVLCRESVCGRSYWEIEWSGGVVFISVSYKSIMRKGRGHECEFGCNDQSRSLICRDSSYSFKHNNKHTKLSVKIRSDRIGVYVDERAGILSFYSVSDTMTLIHSISTTFTQPLYPGFTVWSNSKLKLCDLTM; this comes from the exons ATGGCAGAAGCGAGTATTTCAGACGATCActtcatgtgttcagtgtgtctggatctactgaaggatccagtgACTGTTCCCTGTGGACACACTTACTGTATGAGATGTATCACAGACTGCTGGAATCAAGAAGATCAGACGAGAATCTACAGCTGCCCTCAGTGCAGACAAACCTTCAGTCCAAGACCTGTTTTAGCAAAGAATGTGATGTTTGCTGAGATGATGGAGAAACTGAAGAAGACTAAAGTCAAATGTGCTGTTTCTGATCAGTGTTCCTCTGGAGCTGGAGATGTGGAGTGTGACGTCTGTACtggaagaaaacacaaagccaTCAAATCCTGTCTGCTGTGTCTCAACTCTTACTGTCAAACTCATGTTGAGCAACACGAGAATCTCTTCAGAGGTCAAAGACACAACCTGATAGACGCCACTGCACCACTTCATGACATGATCTGCCCTCAACATGACAAGATTCTGGAGATTTACTGTCGCACGGATCAGAAGCTTATATGTACTCTGTGTATAGATGAACACAGAACACATGACACTATATCAGCAGCTGCAGCATGGACGGAGAAACAG AGTCAGTTTggagaaacaaagaataaaGTTCAGCAGCAGATCCAGAAGAAACAGAAAGACCTTCAGAAGATCAAAGATGTTGTGGAGTCTCACAAG cgGTGTGCACAGACAGCAGTGGACGACTGTGAGATGATGTTTACTGAACTGATCTCATCCATTGAGAGAAGACGCTCTGAGGTGACAcagctgatcagagatcaggagACGGCTGCAGTGAGTTCAGCTGAAGGACTCTTGGAGCGACTGAAGCAGGAGATTGATGATCTGAGGAggagagacgctgagctggAGAAGcttttacacacacaacatcacatccATTTGCTGCAG agttttcagtctctctctgcACCTCCTGAATCTCCAGACGACATCAGTGGGactttcctcttttcttttgatgCTGTGAGAGAATCTGTCCGTCAGCTGAGAGACAAACTGCAGGATTTCTGCACACAGCACATGAGAAAGATCTCCG acacacacaccaacactgTCCCCAGGATCAGAGACTACTTCCTTCAAT ATTCTCTTCAGTTGACTCTGGATCTAAACACAGTGAATAAACACCTCCATCTGTCTGAGAACAACAGAGAGattacacacacttacacacagcatcagtatcctgatcatccagacagatttaaTGATGTGTatcaggtgttgtgtagagagagtgtgtgtggacGCTCTTACTGGGAGATTGAGTGGAGTGGTGGTGTTGTGTTtatatcagtgtcatataagAGCATCATGAGGAAGGGACGGGGTCATGAGTGTGAGTTTGGATGTAATGATCAGTCCAGGAGTTTGATCTGTCGTGACTCCAGTTACTCATTcaaacacaataacaaacacACTAAACTCTCTGTAAAGATCAGATCTGATAGAATAGGAGTGTATGTGGATGAGAGAGCAGGAattctgtccttctacagcgtctctgacacaatgACCCTCATCCACAGCATCAGCACCACATTCACTCAACCTCTCTATCCTGGATTTACTGTCTGGTCTAATTCAAAACTGAAACTCTGTGATCTAACAATGTAG